In Salvia miltiorrhiza cultivar Shanhuang (shh) chromosome 4, IMPLAD_Smil_shh, whole genome shotgun sequence, the DNA window CTGAGCCACAGGCAGAGCAGCCGCCGGCAGAGCAGCCGCCAGCAGAGCTCCCGCGTCGCAGTCAGAGGGTGAGGCGTCCGTCTAACTATCAGCGATCGccttgggttaatagccaaatgCCACGTCCAGTGACACAAGTCTGCAGTGACCATTATGAGAAGTGGATGGCTAGGTGTCGAGAGGGTAGGGGTCGTGAGATTTATGTCAAGGCAAGTGGTGGTTTGCGGGAGTACGACGACTTCGCGCGGGTGGATAATGTCAGCCAGGAATTCACAACTGGGgtaaataatctattgattttAACATTGTTAAATTACTTTCTACTAACTTattgattttaactttgttgcAGGATATTGACTTGTATTTCTTAAGCTTGAGAAATAGACTTCGAGCTTCAGCAGATTTACTGGATGACGTAGATATGAATAACACAATCATATTAGACACGGATTGGTTTGTAagtaaactttcattatttgtatgttttcattggtgcgaatataaattattaattacttcTATTGATCTGTAGATATACCTCAAGGGCGAGTGGGACGCTCTATTGGAGAAGTGGGCAGCCAGTGAGTTTACTCCAGAAGAGTATCATATATTGACGCATGGAGCAATAGCTGATGGTTGGCAGCCCCGGATAGACTGGCTCTGCCAAATACGTGGAAAAGCCGTTAAGGGCCAAGAACTTCCTCCTGGTCATATAGGATGGATGGATGCCACACAGGTAATCAGTTAAACAATTATTTGTCATTAGTCATTTGTGCTTTatatgttgtttcttatcaattcATTGTGGTTTGTCATAGGTTCTCATGCCAGTCATAATTGGCCACCATTTTGTCCTATGTCGGATCCGGTTAGGAGAATTGGTTTGCGAGGTCTATGACCCAGTATTCCACAAGCTATCACCTCGACAGCAGGATGGTCGAGTTGGTGAACTACTGCCTTTACTGAGATTGTTGCCAATTGTCCTTCAGTTGGCGAGGTGGCTAGACGACACATCCATTGATTCGACAGTGGCAAAGGAGAAGTACCCACTTATGACGGCGGTGTTTGCTCCAGCGGAGGTTCAGTTTCACCAGCAGGACTCTGTCAGCTGCGGGCCTTTCGTCTGCATGTATGCAGAACGACTGATATCTGGCTCTCCATCCATTGAGTGGGGTAACCACAACGTGGCGGCATACAGGGCCAAGGTTGCTAGATCTATATTTTCGTTGTGTGAAactaggacacatcgtatcacTAGACTTGGTTTTGCATAGTTTTGTATATTGTTACATTAATGTGTGCTTCTATTTGGTTATTCAACGAGCATTATTTCCTGTAAATCATTCCAGCTtatcgaataataagataatttaatcaatatcattaactgtTACAGCACACAAATACATCCCACTACTCCCTGGGCTCAGTCGCCCTGCCAGCGCACGTTCTCTTGCTGTGTCCTTCTTCATGGCAGATGCTGCACTTCTTTGGTTTACGACGCCTGATACTAGAAGACTCATCGGCTTGTGTGCTGGTGCCTTCACCACCACCTCGATGTCTACCTTCTTTTGGGCGCCCCGCTTGACCTTTTACAATCAGAGGTAATACAACCTGCTCAGCGATGTGCTCGGGAACTAACCACTGGCGTCTCGGCGGGAGATTATTAACTTCGCGAGAGTAAGTATCGATAAGAAAGTCATTCGTGTAGTACGAGTCTACATACTCCGCGATCGTATCACCGGCTTCactataaaaacaaacaaactcgACAAGTAATCAATATAACGAACATTAGAACATATTTACATTTCAATGAACCCGACAGTAATCATTTCATGATCGTACCTTATTGCAGCGATTGAATGAGAACAGGGCAGTTGGTCTAGCTGAAATACTCGACATtcgcattttttcttctctaGATCCACCTTGAAGCTTCTGTCAGCAGTTTGCACCTTATACTTCATGCCACTCAACCTTTGTGCAGTGTATCGACGACTTTTTTGGACTTCAATAGCTACCCTTTTACCAGCCTCAACAGTCAAGCCTTGCTCGATTTGTTGTGCAGCCCTTAGTCGCTCGCTGAACCATTTCTCAATAACAATTCTGATTGCCTCTAACATCGAGCATATAGGAAGTCTTCTTGCCCACAACAATCTGGAATTAAAAGCTTCAGCAGCATTTGATGTCATAAAACTGTAGCGTCGCACAGGCATAGGACACATCGAACGAGCCCACTTCTCCGGCCCAATCCCCATTAGTTTATCGTACGCGGCTCTCTTCATAACcttcagggcgttcatagcCCTATTGAAGTCGGACTTCTCGTACGCAAATGCAGCTTGTCGATACACCTCGACCACTGCCTTACCGTAATGCTTCAGGTTATTTTGCAAATGGTAGTAGCATAGGCCGTGGGTTGCATTTGGTAACTCATTTCTGATAGCATTGGCAATGGAGATATGCTGATCAGAGACAATCAAAAGTGGATCGGCTTGGCCATAAACACGTCGAATGCGTGACATGAAATAACTCCACGATTCATCGTTTTCTTTCGGGCCAACACCATACGCGAGTGGGAACAAACTCTCGTTGCCGTCCTTCGTCactgcaacaaacaaaatacccctattcttgcccttcaagtgtgtgccatcgacgacaatcactggccgtaagctgaacatgaaaggggtagccgaagctgcaagagcaacaaataagtgtttgaatcggccATCATCGTCAACTTCCCACTCCACCCTCGAACCGGGATTGGATTGTCTCAACATGTATAAGTACTTGGGCAGCATCTCGAAGGACTGATCATGTCGACCATAAACCATCTCAGTGGCTCGATTACGGGCTCGCAATGCAACATCGTACTTGATCTGTACGCCAAACTCACGTCGCAGCTCCAGCTGGATGGCCTTCGGCTTCAAGATCTCGCAATCGTCGTGTATCTTCTGTGCTAAATATGCTGCGACGACTTTTGCGGGGGCCTTTATTCGCGCTACGCGCCCTAGCTCACCGTCGCATGAGTGCTCATTGGTGAACTTATACACTCCCCAAATGACTCCATCTTGTGACGATGCATGGAGCTTGAAGGGGCACGTATCTGAATGCTTGCATTTGACATAGACTCGTCTGCTGTCTGATTTGCTGACAGAAAATTCCTTGCcctgcttcatgttccacagaccgattgcaacgatcagatcatctttgctattgaaatacatattctttGACAACTCCCGAGGCAATAGCTGATAATCTTCAATATCCACAACTGCCGCTGCGGCGTCCAACGGGATAAccggaactaaccaattagttagttcaTCTGCTCCAGGAACCTGTTCGTCATCATCCTCGTCGATCTGCAAATTCTGCCAACCTGCATATTCAATCCCCGCCCTTCTCACGTTCTCTGGCTCCGACAAGTCTTCAGAGGCGCTTGTATCAGTCTCGGCTTCAGACGATGGAACATAATCTTCATCTACATTACCAGCATCCTCCACGAACTGAGGCTCGTACGTATATTGATCATCAGCTGGACCCCAACAACGATCAGTTATTAGGCGATCGTACTGGTACGGATTTGGCTCATCCCATGAAGGCCAACCCGTTGACTGATCATTACCCCAAGTGACCGACGGTTCAACACTTTGTTGCGCCGGTGAATCTCCGGCTGATAGgtctaaataagcatatctttggattgcttccaatccgtccccaccttcgaatgttgcactggattcacctccatacccggaagattgagggagatcgaaCGAAGGAACATACACTCCTCCACTGTAATCGTCTTCAacaacataaatctcaggaaaatgtggctgcgacgccagcaactgaagcaaatcattgtcatcggcaagaatatttttactgtataccctgccatttaatctcttcgtcaaataatacaagctgtaattagtgctcaatgaattctccaTCATCAGGTAATTTATCATGTACACCGTACTGGCCATtgtgtctccgaaaatatgcaaattcttagaagagccgccgatgtactcataaccattgaaggcacctccataattaaccacaaagtatctcccatattcattcatctacagaaaaaataataaataaataaatatatgatgtaaatggaatacaatgttaaaatacaacatataacatgttaatacactcgaaaaacatctatccgcccggggaagtagccgaggaaatgtgtccgaccgtgtattacatgatatataattacacacggccggacacattatCAAGGACACTTGTCCGGGCGGATACATAATTTTCGAGCATAATAACATGAGttatgtagcaatatatatgtatagaactaaaatgcaactaataattactaattaatactttaaaacatgatagaatttgctctaattcacatgtatttccttcaaacgtggctttaaatcatagtatgctataatatgctaataattcacataagcatataggatcaaacaaaacattgaaaataaacaataaccaacttaaattacatttcaaacgtaaaatgacatacctttaaacgttcggatgagagaattcacaaataatagcttcaccacttggaaaatattagaatttctaatgagtttgagtgttttttcactttgagtgttcggatgagaggatgagagaatgagagaattcactcatatataaacaacaaagattccttcatttcacgtgattttctttcaaattagagtgtttgacatgaatactttactgacaaagctatttcacatcatatttgtcgtttatcatcaatttaaaaaaaaaaaaaaattatgtcccttaattgaaggctaattaatcgatggaatataaatacaaaaaattaacacaatccatattagcactcaaaacacacataggaaccaaaaaaacatctatccgaccggaacatatatgtgtccgcccggtgaaACCTTGTGTCCGGTCGGACACTTGTTTTTCCCGGTCGGacgcttgttttttttttttccaatgtgtgttttgagtgctaatatcgattgtgttaatttttagtatttattttccattgattaattagcctacgatttacttgtaaaaccttcgattttaattcaaaaataaataaatattaacttCTCTGTCAGTATTTCACATGTTCCAACACATATTTGACCGATTTCAATGTttaaattgatgaattgatgtttttcttacactttaacaacttttgtcatagatgtgtaagaacttttgcggaaaacaatgcacatccatcacattcaaagggcattttcgGTTCTTCACTTATTTAGGGCATGTAGTGCTTGGTATAgtaagagagggcatttttcaaattattgatAAGAGAAAGGACACTTTAAATTTCGCCTCTAAGAAATATGGAGTATAAAGTTGCAAACTTTATGAAGAAATCAAAAGTTAAAGTGGGATTACACGCAAATCCGTACAACAAACTTGGAGATTTGGcaaaaagaaatataaataaagaaagaaatatAAATACCAGTGGCGTGGCCATGGAAAGAGCAAGCAGTAGGGGAGTTGAGGGAGTCCTCATAAAAGGTGTTGCACCTCAAGCACCTCTTCTGAGCGCTCAATATCTTCAATTTTGGGGATGATTTGCCATTCATTCTTGAAAATCTTGGTGCCTTGGGTTGGAATACTGGTGAAGGATTAGGATGCCCATATGCCAAATTCATCTTCACCAACTGCAACTCACTTTATCCTTTGCACTTCTAAAttgcaatatatatgtatttcactAAAACATTTGTTCCGTAACTTTTTGTGTGTATTTGGTGTTTCATTACAACTTTATAACTTAAAAAtgtttattataaaaattaaaattattataatataatgaaGCCTAACTaatggagtactatttttttatgaaagatTGAAGCTCAAAACAAGCAATCCTATAATCAATTGTTAActaaaaatttacaaattaaattttaataaacacTAATTGAAATAATGAACCCTATAAGTGATCATTGTAAATTTAAActacaatataaaaaaataaaaatattatcaatgCACATCAACAAGTGGGAACGAGGATCCCAAATATTATAATAGTTCGTGAAAATTCAGTATTTAGTGACTATTATTATTTCACTACCAAAGTTTTGAAAAGTTCTAAAAAAATGTCtttataaattataagaaagaaagaagaaaatctATATCTTTTTTACAATATTATACACCGCAATGATAAGTAACATTTGATTGTTACCCAATATAAATCATTAACTTGAGCGATAAACGTGAAATCATCATTTGTAGTACGGGTAACCGGAAATTGAAATGCAGGTACCGTATTTGAATTTAGCAAGAGTTTCGACCAAATTTGAATTCCAACGGTATTTGAATACTCGTATAATTGATTGTGTTGAACAAATCGATCATATAGATAAGTTTTATAGCactaatttataatagataagttatagaaacaatggtgtcaaatggccacattgaacatgcaaacacaatatttg includes these proteins:
- the LOC131021147 gene encoding uncharacterized protein LOC131021147, whose amino-acid sequence is MNEYGRYFVVNYGGAFNGYEYIGGSSKNLHIFGDTMASTVYMINYLMMENSLSTNYSLYYLTKRLNGRVYSKNILADDNDLLQLLASQPHFPEIYVVEDDYSGGVYVPSFDLPQSSGYGGESSATFEGGDGLEAIQRYAYLDLSAGDSPAQQSVEPSVTWGNDQSTGWPSWDEPNPYQYDRLITDRCWGPADDQYTYEPQFVEDAGNVDEDYVPSSEAETDTSASEDLSEPENVRRAGIEYAGWQNLQIDEDDDEQVPGADELTNWLVPVIPLDAAAAVVDIEDYQLLPRELSKNMYFNSKDDLIVAIGLWNMKQGKEFSVSKSDSRRVYVKCKHSDTCPFKLHASSQDGVIWGVYKFTNEHSCDGELGRVARIKAPAKVVAAYLAQKIHDDCEILKPKAIQLELRREFGVQIKYDVALRARNRATEMVYGRHDQSFEMLPKYLYMLRQSNPGSRVEWEVDDDGRFKHLFVALAASATPFMFSLRPVIVVDGTHLKGKNRGILFVAVTKDGNESLFPLAYGVGPKENDESWSYFMSRIRRVYGQADPLLIVSDQHISIANAIRNELPNATHGLCYYHLQNNLKHYGKAVVEVYRQAAFAYEKSDFNRAMNALKVMKRAAYDKLMGIGPEKWARSMCPMPVRRYSFMTSNAAEAFNSRLLWARRLPICSMLEAIRIVIEKWFSERLRAAQQIEQGLTVEAGKRVAIEVQKSRRYTAQRLSGMKYKVQTADRSFKVDLEKKKCECRVFQLDQLPCSHSIAAISEAGDTIAEYVDSYYTNDFLIDTYSREVNNLPPRRQWLVPEHIAEQVVLPLIVKGQAGRPKEGRHRGGGEGTSTQADESSSIRRRKPKKCSICHEEGHSKRTCAGRATEPRE